One window of Agromyces rhizosphaerae genomic DNA carries:
- a CDS encoding SDR family oxidoreductase has product MGRRVLVTGATGYIGGRLAPRLAAAGHDVRVLVRSPQRLRDVPWAADVDVVEGDLRDEASVARACEGIEVLYYLVHSMGSRGDFAADERAIARNVARAARAAGVQQIVYLGGLHPDADDLSRHLASRVEVGEILLHSGVPTMVLQAGVIIGSGSTSFEMIRHLTEVLPYMPAPRWVRNRIQPIAVRDVLHYLVEAASLEHDVNRTFDIGGPDVHRYGQLMNGYAVEAGLRQRPIAALPVLTPYLASQWVNLVTPIPRRLAVPIIESLQFECVAREHDIDAVIPPPEGGLTPYRRAVRLALEREREGEVETSWRNARVLGAPSDPLPSDPDWAGSTVYVDERERRSPAPVAGLWSVIEGVGGENGWYSFPLAWALRGWIDKLVGGVGLRRGRRDPDELHPGDAVDFWRVERLERGKLLRLRAEMRLPGKAWLEMRAEPDGEASVYRQRAVFFPKGLLGRLYWFAILPFHGVIFSGMANRITARAQAEAQDSASTPASAAA; this is encoded by the coding sequence ATGGGACGACGAGTGCTCGTGACCGGCGCGACCGGCTACATCGGCGGGCGCCTCGCGCCGCGGCTCGCGGCGGCGGGGCACGACGTGCGGGTGCTGGTGCGCTCGCCGCAGCGCCTGCGCGACGTGCCGTGGGCCGCCGACGTCGACGTCGTCGAGGGAGACCTCCGCGACGAGGCATCCGTCGCCCGCGCCTGCGAGGGCATCGAGGTGCTGTACTACCTCGTGCACTCGATGGGGTCGCGCGGCGACTTCGCCGCCGACGAGCGGGCCATCGCGCGCAACGTCGCCCGTGCCGCCCGGGCGGCGGGCGTGCAGCAGATCGTCTACCTCGGCGGGCTGCACCCCGACGCCGACGACCTGTCGCGGCACCTCGCGTCGCGGGTCGAGGTGGGCGAGATCCTGCTGCACTCCGGCGTGCCCACGATGGTGCTCCAGGCCGGGGTGATCATCGGCTCGGGTTCGACGTCGTTCGAGATGATCCGCCACCTCACCGAGGTGCTCCCGTACATGCCCGCGCCGCGCTGGGTGCGCAACCGCATCCAGCCCATCGCGGTGCGGGACGTGCTGCACTACCTCGTCGAGGCCGCGTCGCTCGAGCACGACGTGAACCGCACGTTCGACATCGGCGGGCCCGACGTGCACCGCTACGGCCAGCTCATGAACGGGTACGCGGTCGAGGCGGGCCTGCGACAGCGCCCGATCGCCGCGCTGCCGGTGCTCACCCCGTACCTCGCGAGCCAGTGGGTGAACCTCGTCACCCCCATCCCGCGCCGCCTCGCCGTGCCGATCATCGAGTCGCTCCAGTTCGAGTGCGTCGCGCGCGAGCACGACATCGACGCGGTCATCCCGCCGCCCGAGGGTGGCCTCACGCCGTACCGTCGCGCGGTGCGGCTCGCGCTCGAGCGCGAGCGCGAGGGCGAGGTCGAGACGAGCTGGCGCAACGCGCGGGTGCTGGGCGCGCCGAGCGACCCGCTGCCGAGCGACCCCGACTGGGCGGGCTCGACCGTGTACGTCGACGAGCGCGAGCGGAGATCGCCCGCCCCGGTCGCGGGACTCTGGTCGGTGATCGAGGGCGTGGGCGGCGAGAACGGCTGGTACTCGTTCCCGCTCGCCTGGGCGCTCCGCGGCTGGATCGACAAGCTCGTCGGCGGCGTCGGCCTCCGGCGCGGCCGGCGCGACCCCGACGAGCTGCACCCCGGCGACGCGGTCGACTTCTGGCGGGTCGAGCGCCTCGAGCGCGGGAAGCTGCTGCGCCTGCGCGCGGAGATGCGACTACCCGGCAAGGCGTGGCTCGAGATGCGCGCCGAGCCCGACGGGGAGGCATCCGTCTACCGCCAGCGCGCGGTGTTCTTCCCGAAGGGACTGCTCGGCCGCCTCTACTGGTTCGCGATCCTGCCGTTCCACGGCGTGATCTTCTCGGGCATGGCCAACCGCATCACGGCGCGTGCGCAGGCCGAGGCTCAGGACTCCGCGTCGACGCCCGCATCCGCCGCCGCCTGA
- a CDS encoding aldehyde dehydrogenase family protein, producing the protein MSRLAVPKTYKLAIGGKFPRSESGRTYEVRTADGSFLANAAKASRKDARDAVVAARAAVKGWSGATAYNRGQVLYRIAELLEGRRAQFADEIVALEGVTRAAATAQVDEAIDRWVWYAGWSDKFAQVAGNANPVAGPFFNISVPEPTGVVAIIAPQDSSLVGLVSAVAPALVAGNAVVVVASEAHPLPAISLAEVLATSDVPGGVVNTLTGSPAEIAPWLASHEDVNALDLVGAGALDWVDLEIAAAQTLKRVLRPEQGADAAAPSLDRITAFTETKTVWHTKSMI; encoded by the coding sequence ATGAGCCGGCTCGCCGTGCCGAAGACGTACAAGCTCGCGATCGGCGGGAAGTTCCCGCGCAGCGAGTCGGGCCGCACCTACGAGGTGCGCACCGCCGACGGGTCGTTCCTCGCGAACGCCGCGAAGGCCTCCCGCAAGGACGCCCGGGACGCGGTCGTCGCCGCGCGCGCCGCGGTGAAGGGCTGGTCGGGCGCCACCGCGTACAACCGCGGCCAGGTGCTGTACCGCATCGCCGAGCTCCTCGAGGGCCGGCGGGCGCAGTTCGCCGACGAGATCGTCGCGCTCGAGGGCGTCACGCGCGCCGCGGCGACCGCGCAGGTCGACGAGGCCATCGACCGCTGGGTCTGGTACGCCGGCTGGTCCGACAAGTTCGCCCAGGTGGCGGGCAACGCGAACCCGGTCGCCGGCCCGTTCTTCAACATCTCGGTGCCCGAGCCCACCGGCGTCGTCGCGATCATCGCCCCGCAGGACTCGTCGCTCGTCGGCCTGGTCTCCGCGGTCGCTCCCGCGCTGGTCGCGGGCAACGCGGTCGTGGTCGTCGCGAGCGAGGCCCACCCGCTGCCGGCGATCAGCCTCGCCGAGGTGCTCGCGACGAGCGACGTGCCGGGCGGCGTGGTCAACACGCTCACCGGCTCGCCCGCCGAGATCGCCCCGTGGCTCGCGAGCCACGAGGACGTCAACGCGCTCGACCTGGTCGGCGCCGGCGCGCTCGACTGGGTCGACCTCGAGATCGCCGCCGCGCAGACGCTGAAGCGCGTGCTCCGTCCCGAGCAGGGGGCGGATGCCGCTGCGCCGTCGCTCGACCGCATCACCGCGTTCACCGAGACGAAGACGGTCTGGCACACCAAGAGCATGATCTAG
- a CDS encoding aldehyde dehydrogenase family protein — MSFLEYAPAPESRAILNLRDEYGLFIDGEFVAGRGTPFQTISPATEEKIATISTADAADVDAAVAAARRAYQRTWSRMSGRDRGKYLFRIARLLQERARELAVAESLDNGKPIKESRDVDVPLVAAWFFYYAGWADKLDHAGLGADPRSLGVAAQVIPWNFPLLMLAWKIAPALAAGNTVVLKPAETTPLTALLFAEIVQQADLPPGVVNIITGAGDTGAALVAHDDVDKVAFTGSTGVGRAIAKQVAGTHKKVTLELGGKAANIVFDDAPIDQAIEGIVNGIFFNQGHVCCAGSRLLVQENVHDEVVDRLKDRLSTLRLGDPLDKNTDIGAINSREQLERIRELSDAGVDEGAERWSADCEIPDDGFWYAPTIFTNVSTSHRIAREEIFGPVLSVLTFRTPAEAVAKANNTPYGLSAGIWTDKGSRILAVADRLRAGVIWANTFNRFDPASPFGGYKESGYGREGGRHGLAAYLAPATVGGTARKQVAASEPAAVEAAPAKKSARTPKRQAKGTKR; from the coding sequence ATGAGCTTCCTCGAGTACGCGCCGGCCCCCGAGTCGCGCGCCATCCTGAACCTCCGCGACGAGTACGGCCTGTTCATCGACGGCGAGTTCGTCGCCGGCCGTGGCACGCCGTTCCAGACCATCTCGCCGGCGACCGAGGAGAAGATCGCGACGATCTCGACCGCCGACGCCGCCGACGTCGACGCGGCGGTCGCGGCCGCCCGCCGGGCGTACCAGCGCACCTGGTCGCGCATGTCGGGCCGCGACCGCGGCAAGTACCTGTTCCGCATCGCGCGCCTGCTGCAGGAGCGCGCCCGCGAGCTCGCCGTCGCCGAGAGCCTCGACAACGGCAAGCCCATCAAGGAGAGCCGCGACGTCGACGTGCCGCTCGTCGCCGCGTGGTTCTTCTACTACGCCGGCTGGGCCGACAAGCTCGACCATGCGGGCCTCGGCGCCGACCCCAGGTCGCTGGGCGTGGCGGCGCAGGTCATCCCGTGGAACTTCCCGCTGCTGATGCTCGCGTGGAAGATCGCCCCGGCGCTCGCCGCGGGCAACACGGTCGTGCTGAAGCCCGCCGAGACGACGCCGCTCACCGCGCTGCTGTTCGCCGAGATCGTGCAGCAGGCCGACCTGCCGCCGGGCGTGGTGAACATCATCACCGGCGCGGGCGACACGGGCGCCGCGCTCGTCGCGCACGACGACGTCGACAAGGTCGCGTTCACGGGCTCGACGGGCGTGGGGCGCGCGATCGCGAAGCAGGTCGCCGGCACGCACAAGAAGGTGACCCTCGAGCTCGGCGGCAAGGCCGCGAACATCGTGTTCGACGACGCGCCGATCGACCAGGCGATCGAGGGCATCGTGAACGGCATCTTCTTCAACCAGGGCCACGTCTGCTGCGCGGGCAGCCGACTGCTCGTGCAGGAGAACGTGCACGACGAGGTGGTCGACCGGCTGAAGGACCGGCTCTCGACGCTGCGCCTGGGCGACCCGCTCGACAAGAACACCGACATCGGCGCGATCAACTCGCGCGAGCAGCTCGAGCGCATCCGCGAGCTGAGCGACGCGGGCGTCGACGAGGGCGCCGAGCGCTGGAGCGCGGACTGCGAGATCCCCGACGACGGGTTCTGGTACGCGCCCACGATCTTCACCAACGTCTCGACGAGCCACCGCATCGCGCGCGAGGAGATCTTCGGGCCGGTGCTGTCGGTGCTCACGTTCCGCACCCCGGCCGAGGCCGTCGCGAAGGCGAACAACACGCCGTACGGGCTCTCCGCGGGCATCTGGACCGACAAGGGCAGCCGCATCCTCGCGGTCGCCGACCGGCTGCGCGCGGGCGTCATCTGGGCGAACACGTTCAACCGGTTCGACCCGGCGAGCCCGTTCGGCGGCTACAAGGAGTCGGGCTACGGCCGCGAGGGCGGCCGGCACGGCCTCGCCGCGTACCTCGCACCCGCCACCGTCGGCGGCACCGCGCGGAAGCAGGTGGCCGCATCGGAGCCCGCCGCCGTGGAGGCGGCACCCGCGAAGAAGTCGGCGCGAACGCCCAAGCGCCAGGCGAAGGGAACGAAGCGATGA
- the deoC gene encoding deoxyribose-phosphate aldolase, translating to MSGSQLVHPARERAVAILGGDPDDATLRRYLHGIPGVDAVGLEQRAAGLGTRSIKTSSKRWALDKIIELIDLTTLEGADTPGKVRSLVAKALRPDASDPTTPRVAAVCVYGDMVPHAVEALGAAHGDPDDGLVSVAAVATAFPSGRSSLAIKLQDTADAVAAGADEIDMVIDRGAFLAGRYGQVFDEIAQVKEACARPDGTSASLKVILETGELNTYDNVRRASWLAILAGGDFIKTSTGKVQPAATLPVTLLMLEVVRDWHRLTGQRIGVKPAGGIRSSKDAIKYLVTVAETVGEEWLQPHLFRYGASSLLNDVLMQRRKMASGHYSGPDYLTID from the coding sequence ATGTCCGGATCCCAGCTCGTGCATCCCGCACGTGAGCGCGCAGTCGCCATCCTCGGCGGCGACCCCGACGACGCCACGCTCCGCAGGTACCTCCACGGCATCCCCGGGGTCGACGCCGTCGGCCTCGAGCAACGCGCGGCCGGCCTCGGCACCAGGTCGATCAAGACCTCGTCGAAGCGGTGGGCGCTCGACAAGATCATCGAGCTCATCGACCTGACCACGCTCGAGGGCGCCGACACCCCGGGCAAGGTGCGCTCGCTCGTGGCGAAGGCGCTCCGCCCCGACGCGTCGGACCCGACGACCCCGCGCGTCGCGGCCGTCTGCGTCTACGGCGACATGGTGCCCCACGCCGTCGAGGCGCTCGGCGCCGCGCACGGCGACCCCGACGACGGCCTCGTCTCGGTCGCCGCGGTGGCCACCGCGTTCCCCAGCGGGCGCTCGTCGCTCGCGATCAAGCTGCAGGACACGGCCGACGCCGTGGCCGCCGGGGCCGACGAGATCGACATGGTGATCGACCGCGGGGCCTTCCTCGCGGGCCGGTACGGCCAGGTGTTCGACGAGATCGCCCAGGTCAAGGAGGCGTGCGCCCGGCCCGACGGCACGTCCGCCTCGCTCAAGGTGATCCTCGAGACCGGCGAGCTCAACACGTACGACAACGTGCGCCGCGCCTCGTGGCTCGCGATCCTGGCCGGCGGCGACTTCATCAAGACGTCGACCGGCAAGGTGCAGCCCGCCGCGACCCTGCCCGTGACGCTGCTCATGCTCGAGGTCGTGCGCGACTGGCACCGCCTGACCGGCCAGCGCATCGGCGTGAAGCCCGCCGGCGGCATCCGCTCGTCGAAGGACGCGATCAAGTACCTCGTGACCGTCGCCGAGACCGTGGGGGAGGAGTGGCTGCAGCCGCACCTGTTCCGCTACGGCGCCTCCAGCCTCCTGAACGACGTGCTCATGCAGCGCCGCAAGATGGCCAGCGGGCACTACTCCGGACCCGACTACCTGACGATCGACTGA
- a CDS encoding sugar-binding transcriptional regulator, with the protein MVETDELLSIRAAELYYEENKTQDEIGQALHLTRWKVGRLLSQAKAKGYIRIEIVHPRARRLPIERRLREERGLADAIVVSSAGVDSADEVQARTAQAAADYLTALRPVPRTLGVSWGRTLHLVAQHLRQGWASGVGVVQINGGVSLNRRAGTAAATAVAIAQKGAGHATLLPSPAILERIETKRAIESDRVVAGVIDEARSASAYLFSAGAADHGSVHVESGYLAASDVDELVRKGAVGDVVGRYIDPDGNIVDPALDARTVGLTLDELRAADHAIAVIAGRSKHAVADAVVRSGLCTVLVTDEETALHILDG; encoded by the coding sequence ATGGTCGAGACCGACGAACTCCTCTCGATCCGGGCGGCGGAGCTCTACTACGAGGAGAACAAGACCCAGGACGAGATCGGCCAGGCACTGCACCTGACCCGCTGGAAGGTCGGCCGGCTCCTCTCGCAGGCGAAGGCCAAGGGGTACATCCGGATCGAGATCGTGCACCCGCGGGCGAGGCGCCTGCCGATCGAGCGGCGGCTGCGCGAGGAGCGCGGCCTCGCGGACGCGATCGTCGTGTCCTCCGCGGGCGTCGACTCGGCCGACGAGGTGCAGGCGCGCACCGCGCAGGCCGCGGCCGACTACCTCACCGCACTGCGCCCGGTGCCGCGCACCCTCGGGGTGAGCTGGGGCCGCACGCTGCACCTGGTCGCCCAGCACCTCCGCCAGGGCTGGGCGTCGGGCGTCGGCGTCGTGCAGATCAACGGCGGCGTGAGCCTCAACCGGCGCGCGGGCACCGCGGCCGCGACCGCCGTCGCGATCGCCCAGAAGGGCGCGGGCCACGCCACGCTGCTGCCGAGCCCCGCCATCCTCGAGCGCATCGAGACCAAGCGCGCCATCGAGTCCGACCGCGTCGTCGCCGGCGTGATCGACGAGGCCCGCTCGGCGAGCGCCTACCTGTTCAGCGCGGGCGCGGCCGACCACGGGTCCGTGCACGTCGAGAGCGGGTACCTCGCGGCATCCGACGTCGACGAGCTCGTGCGCAAGGGCGCCGTCGGCGACGTCGTGGGCCGCTACATCGACCCCGACGGCAACATCGTCGACCCCGCCCTCGACGCGCGCACCGTCGGCCTCACGCTCGACGAGCTGCGCGCCGCCGACCACGCGATCGCGGTGATCGCCGGCCGCAGCAAGCACGCGGTCGCCGACGCCGTCGTGCGCAGCGGCCTCTGCACCGTCCTCGTCACCGACGAGGAGACGGCACTCCACATCCTCGACGGCTGA
- a CDS encoding ROK family protein, with amino-acid sequence MRPLALAVDIGGTKVEGALVDDAGTVLPGTRHRRPTGPSATSDELAANVAEVVTATAAALPDGDALLGVGIGSAGPVDLVGGLVSPLNLPVWRDYPLVGLVERTLPGVPVTLRIDGLCITLAEHWLGAGRGVGAMMGMVVSTGVGGGFILDGRAVASPTGNGGHVGHIEVGGFDDPCPCGGTGCLEAVASGPRTVAWARSQGFTGSTGEDLAAAHAAGDAIAIAAVRRAGTAVGRAAASATNLLDLDLVAIGGGFSHVAPAFFDHARAALAERTGFGFVTRLKIVPSALSGDGPLIGAASLVHRAGELA; translated from the coding sequence ATGCGCCCCCTCGCACTCGCCGTCGACATCGGCGGCACCAAGGTCGAGGGCGCCCTCGTCGACGACGCCGGCACGGTACTGCCCGGCACGCGGCACCGGCGCCCGACCGGCCCCTCAGCGACCTCGGACGAACTCGCGGCGAACGTCGCGGAGGTCGTCACCGCCACCGCCGCGGCACTGCCGGACGGCGACGCCCTCCTCGGCGTCGGCATCGGCTCGGCGGGCCCCGTCGACCTCGTCGGCGGCCTCGTGTCGCCGCTGAACCTGCCGGTCTGGCGCGACTACCCGCTGGTCGGCCTGGTCGAGCGCACGCTGCCGGGCGTGCCCGTGACGCTCCGCATCGACGGGCTCTGCATCACGCTCGCCGAGCACTGGCTCGGCGCGGGGCGGGGCGTCGGCGCGATGATGGGCATGGTCGTCTCCACGGGCGTCGGGGGCGGCTTCATCCTCGACGGGCGCGCCGTCGCGAGTCCCACCGGCAACGGCGGGCACGTCGGCCACATCGAGGTGGGCGGCTTCGACGACCCGTGCCCGTGCGGCGGCACGGGATGCCTCGAGGCCGTGGCATCCGGCCCCCGCACCGTGGCCTGGGCCCGCTCGCAGGGGTTCACCGGCAGCACCGGCGAGGACCTCGCCGCGGCGCACGCGGCGGGCGACGCGATCGCGATCGCCGCGGTGCGGCGCGCGGGCACGGCGGTCGGCCGCGCGGCCGCGTCGGCCACGAACCTGCTCGACCTCGACCTCGTGGCGATCGGCGGCGGGTTCTCGCACGTCGCCCCGGCGTTCTTCGACCACGCCCGCGCGGCGCTCGCCGAGCGCACCGGGTTCGGGTTCGTCACGCGCCTGAAGATCGTGCCGTCGGCGCTGTCGGGCGACGGCCCGCTCATCGGCGCGGCGTCGCTCGTGCACCGCGCCGGCGAGCTCGCCTGA
- a CDS encoding bifunctional riboflavin kinase/FAD synthetase: MRVFDGLADVPGDAGPSVVTIGKFDGVHTGHRAVIDELRARAEALGVASAVVTFDRHPLAYLAPEKCPEPLVSVRQKLDLLAGTGVDETLLLHFDARLASIEPEDFVGHVLVDALGAREVLVGADFRYGHRGAGDVASLAEAGERHGFAVRVVGDVVPEADRKVSSTWIRELLDAGDVAAAGGLLGHPPTVRGIVVHGAARGRELGFPTANLAEESEGLIPADGVYAGWLVDGDDRLPAAISVGNNPTFQGVRQQQVEAYVLDRDIDLYDHVVDIEFAERMRGMVAFAGMEPLMAQMRQDVEDVRRTLG, translated from the coding sequence GTGAGGGTCTTCGACGGCCTGGCCGACGTGCCGGGCGACGCCGGGCCCTCGGTCGTCACGATCGGCAAGTTCGACGGGGTGCACACCGGGCACCGCGCCGTGATCGACGAGCTGCGCGCACGCGCCGAGGCGCTCGGCGTCGCCTCGGCGGTCGTCACCTTCGACCGGCATCCGCTCGCCTACCTCGCGCCCGAGAAGTGCCCCGAGCCGCTCGTGAGCGTGCGCCAGAAGCTCGACCTGCTCGCCGGGACCGGCGTCGACGAGACCCTGCTGCTGCACTTCGACGCGCGGCTCGCGTCGATCGAGCCCGAGGACTTCGTCGGCCACGTGCTGGTCGACGCGCTGGGCGCCCGCGAGGTGCTGGTCGGCGCGGACTTCCGCTACGGTCACCGCGGCGCGGGCGACGTGGCGAGCCTCGCCGAGGCCGGCGAGCGACACGGGTTCGCCGTGCGCGTGGTCGGCGACGTGGTGCCGGAGGCCGACCGCAAGGTGTCCTCGACCTGGATCCGCGAGCTGCTCGACGCCGGCGACGTCGCCGCGGCCGGCGGCCTGCTCGGCCACCCGCCGACGGTGCGCGGCATCGTCGTGCACGGGGCCGCCCGCGGGCGCGAGCTCGGGTTCCCGACCGCGAACCTCGCGGAGGAGTCGGAGGGGCTCATCCCTGCCGACGGCGTGTACGCGGGCTGGCTGGTCGACGGGGACGACCGGCTCCCCGCCGCGATCTCGGTCGGCAACAACCCGACGTTCCAGGGCGTGCGCCAGCAGCAGGTCGAGGCGTACGTGCTCGACCGCGACATCGACCTCTACGACCACGTGGTGGACATCGAGTTCGCCGAGCGGATGCGCGGCATGGTCGCGTTCGCCGGGATGGAGCCGCTCATGGCGCAGATGCGCCAGGACGTCGAGGACGTGCGCCGCACCCTGGGCTGA
- the truB gene encoding tRNA pseudouridine(55) synthase TruB: protein MTPVTSGILLVDKPQQITSHGVVGRVRRLAGTRKVGHAGTLDPMATGLLVIGIGASTRLLHHMVGLDKRYEATIRLGATTVSDDAEGEVVEVADAAAVDAVTRDAVDAGIRALTGAIEQVPSAVSAIKVDGRRAYDRVRAGEDVELAARAVTVHGFAVDAWRRGDGVIDLDVTVDCSSGTYIRALARDLGAALGVGGHLTMLRRTRVGPFDVADAVELADDTDVAGALLAPAEAASRVLPRVDVDAEQATDLGHGKRVAIDPGSRGPFAAVDPSGRLVAIVERRGGTLAVVTGFPAEEAS, encoded by the coding sequence TTGACCCCCGTGACCAGCGGCATCCTCCTCGTCGACAAGCCGCAGCAGATCACCAGCCACGGCGTGGTCGGCCGGGTGCGGCGCCTCGCCGGCACCCGGAAGGTCGGCCACGCCGGCACCCTCGACCCGATGGCCACCGGCCTGCTCGTGATCGGCATCGGCGCATCGACCCGCCTGCTGCACCACATGGTCGGCCTCGACAAGCGGTACGAGGCGACGATCCGGCTCGGCGCCACGACCGTGTCCGACGACGCCGAGGGCGAGGTCGTCGAGGTCGCGGACGCCGCAGCGGTGGACGCGGTCACCCGGGACGCGGTCGACGCCGGCATCCGCGCCCTCACCGGCGCCATCGAGCAGGTGCCGAGCGCCGTCAGCGCCATCAAGGTCGACGGCCGCCGCGCCTACGACCGGGTGCGCGCGGGGGAGGACGTGGAACTCGCCGCCCGCGCTGTCACCGTGCACGGCTTCGCGGTCGACGCCTGGCGGCGCGGCGACGGCGTGATCGACCTCGACGTGACCGTCGACTGCTCGTCGGGCACGTACATCCGCGCACTCGCGCGCGACCTCGGCGCGGCCCTCGGGGTCGGCGGCCACCTCACGATGCTCCGCCGCACGCGCGTCGGCCCGTTCGACGTGGCCGACGCGGTCGAGCTCGCCGACGACACCGATGTCGCCGGCGCGCTGCTCGCACCGGCCGAGGCGGCCTCCCGAGTGCTGCCCCGCGTCGACGTCGACGCCGAGCAGGCGACCGATCTCGGGCACGGCAAGCGCGTCGCGATCGACCCCGGCTCGCGCGGCCCGTTCGCCGCCGTCGATCCGTCCGGCCGGCTGGTCGCCATCGTCGAGCGCCGCGGCGGCACCCTCGCCGTGGTCACCGGATTCCCCGCCGAGGAGGCATCGTGA
- a CDS encoding ketopantoate reductase family protein produces MRIGIVGAGALGGAFAALLARAGHDVEVTARGAGLEAIRRDGLRLSGGYGEAHVRVEASDRLSQRPDLALVCTKAQDARQAIADNRDALEGTTVVVVQNGLEGVRVARELLPGADCFGVLSIIAANYTEPGHVRITTTAASYLGRGAGPADDGSRRVAALLSEAVPVVAVDGFEGAQWTKLVVNMLNALPAITGLSVQEVIADRRLRRVLTASMRETVRVGVACGVRFGALQGLGDRRLRLFARLPLALDQVLPLVMGARMGRVPNLGSTLQSIRRGQRTEIDFLNGAVAQRADAAGVPAPVNRTLTGLVHRVEETGAHVPVDEVLGAVAG; encoded by the coding sequence GTGAGGATCGGGATCGTCGGCGCCGGTGCACTCGGCGGCGCGTTCGCCGCGCTGCTCGCCCGCGCGGGCCACGACGTCGAGGTGACGGCCCGCGGTGCGGGGCTCGAGGCGATCCGGCGGGACGGCCTCAGGCTGAGCGGCGGCTACGGCGAGGCGCACGTGCGCGTCGAGGCATCCGACCGTCTCTCGCAGCGACCCGACCTCGCGCTCGTCTGCACCAAGGCGCAGGACGCCCGGCAGGCGATCGCCGACAACCGCGACGCGCTCGAGGGCACGACCGTGGTCGTCGTGCAGAACGGCCTCGAGGGCGTCCGGGTCGCGCGCGAGCTGCTGCCGGGGGCCGACTGCTTCGGCGTGCTCTCGATCATCGCCGCGAACTACACCGAGCCGGGGCACGTGCGCATCACGACCACCGCCGCGAGCTACCTCGGCCGCGGCGCCGGCCCCGCCGACGACGGCTCGCGGCGCGTGGCCGCGCTGCTCTCCGAGGCCGTGCCGGTCGTGGCCGTCGACGGCTTCGAGGGCGCGCAGTGGACCAAGCTCGTGGTGAACATGCTGAACGCGCTGCCCGCGATCACCGGGCTGAGCGTGCAGGAGGTCATCGCCGACCGCCGGCTGCGGCGCGTGCTCACGGCGTCAATGCGCGAGACCGTGCGCGTCGGCGTCGCCTGCGGGGTGCGCTTCGGCGCACTGCAGGGGCTCGGCGACCGGCGGTTGCGGCTCTTCGCGCGCCTCCCGCTCGCGCTCGACCAGGTGCTGCCGCTCGTGATGGGCGCGCGGATGGGGCGCGTGCCGAACCTCGGGTCGACGCTGCAGAGCATCCGGCGCGGCCAGCGCACCGAGATCGACTTCCTGAACGGCGCGGTGGCGCAGCGGGCGGATGCCGCGGGCGTCCCGGCGCCCGTGAATCGCACGCTCACCGGGCTGGTGCACCGGGTCGAGGAGACGGGCGCGCACGTGCCGGTGGACGAGGTGCTCGGGGCCGTCGCCGGGTGA